In Crinalium epipsammum PCC 9333, the following are encoded in one genomic region:
- a CDS encoding glycosyltransferase family 9 protein has protein sequence MRILALVPGGIGDQILFFPTIDDLKQNYPDAQIDVIVEPRSTGAYRVCKSVNEVMRFDFRNRNGMADWGNLLGIIRDREYDFAVSLGRTWGVNFLLWLTGIATRVGYSSGLKEAFISNPVPLKTEQYTAEMYHDLIKGIDINSPCPPLAVNVPKQDIEWAELAQQRLGINETGYIVIHGGSSQISQSQGIDKTYPVKKWQQIVEDIQQRQPNLPVVVINGPDDQAFVSSLLGYCPGVKVISPPDIGKLAALIAGANLMLCTDSAPMHIAVAVGTYLIALFGPTEAKKLLPKSDRTIGLQSSTRSVADIPPADVLEKIWRG, from the coding sequence ATGCGAATACTGGCACTTGTCCCAGGCGGGATTGGCGACCAAATTCTGTTCTTCCCGACGATTGATGACCTGAAACAGAATTACCCGGACGCGCAGATTGACGTAATTGTCGAACCTAGATCTACGGGTGCGTATCGGGTATGCAAGTCTGTCAATGAAGTTATGCGGTTTGATTTTAGAAACCGTAACGGCATGGCAGATTGGGGAAATTTGCTAGGTATTATTCGCGATCGCGAGTATGATTTTGCTGTTTCTCTAGGACGTACTTGGGGCGTAAATTTCCTTCTCTGGTTAACAGGAATTGCTACTCGTGTTGGTTATAGCAGTGGTCTTAAGGAAGCATTTATTTCCAACCCTGTACCACTAAAAACCGAGCAGTACACGGCGGAGATGTACCACGATCTGATCAAAGGCATAGATATAAACTCACCTTGTCCACCTCTTGCCGTCAACGTTCCTAAACAAGATATTGAATGGGCAGAACTTGCACAGCAACGGCTGGGTATTAACGAAACTGGTTATATTGTGATTCATGGCGGTTCTAGCCAAATCTCTCAGAGTCAAGGCATTGACAAAACCTACCCAGTTAAGAAATGGCAACAAATCGTTGAAGACATTCAACAGCGACAGCCAAATCTCCCAGTGGTAGTCATCAACGGACCAGACGATCAAGCATTTGTCAGCAGCTTGTTAGGATATTGTCCAGGTGTGAAAGTAATTTCACCCCCGGATATTGGTAAATTAGCGGCGCTGATTGCTGGTGCGAACTTGATGCTTTGTACAGATAGTGCGCCAATGCACATAGCTGTAGCAGTTGGGACTTATTTAATTGCTTTATTTGGACCAACTGAGGCGAAAAAATTATTGCCCAAGAGCGATCGCACTATTGGTTTACAATCTTCCACACGCTCGGTAGCAGATATTCCTCCCGCAGATGTGCTTGAAAAAATTTGGCGTGGCTAA
- a CDS encoding ribulose bisphosphate carboxylase small subunit: protein MSYYISPRFLDKLAVHITKNFLDLPGVRVPLILGIHGRKGEGKTFQCELVFQRMGIEVVHMSAGELESPDAGDPSRLVRLRYREAAELIKVRGKMCVLMINDLDAGAGRFDQGTQYTVNTQMVNATLMNIADNPTNVQLPGSYDSTPLHRVPILVTGNDFTTLYAPLIRDGRMEKFHWEPTRDEKVGIVRGIYSEDGLSESEIAQLVDNFVTQAVDFFGALRSRIYDEQIRQFIHQVGYNKVSSAVVNSVDGPPIFQKPDFSLSRLIEFGNLMAQEQQRVQSSRLVEEYNAHRLNTTQQVLPVENSKPTQKQVVQEQPKQQQFYKQYSAGSGNGQVETNQLNPEVLQQVKEVINGGYRIAMEYADERRFRSNGWRSCAPITANHESEAVTAVESCLLDHVGEYVRLIGIDPKAKRRVVEKVIQRPKG, encoded by the coding sequence ATGAGTTACTATATCTCTCCCCGCTTCCTCGACAAACTTGCGGTTCACATTACCAAAAATTTCTTAGATCTCCCTGGTGTTAGAGTCCCTTTAATTCTCGGCATTCATGGACGTAAGGGAGAGGGCAAAACTTTTCAATGTGAGTTAGTATTTCAGCGCATGGGCATTGAAGTTGTCCATATGTCCGCCGGAGAATTAGAAAGTCCAGATGCCGGAGATCCCTCACGTTTAGTCCGCTTGCGTTATCGGGAAGCAGCAGAGTTAATCAAGGTGCGCGGTAAGATGTGCGTATTGATGATTAATGATTTAGATGCTGGTGCAGGAAGGTTCGATCAAGGTACTCAATACACGGTAAATACTCAGATGGTAAACGCCACTCTGATGAATATTGCTGATAACCCGACCAATGTGCAATTGCCTGGTAGCTATGATTCTACACCTTTGCACCGTGTACCAATTTTGGTTACAGGTAATGATTTTACAACTTTATACGCACCATTAATTAGAGATGGTCGGATGGAGAAGTTTCATTGGGAACCGACTAGAGATGAAAAAGTTGGGATTGTTCGTGGTATTTATTCTGAAGATGGATTATCTGAAAGTGAGATTGCACAGTTAGTCGATAATTTTGTTACTCAAGCAGTTGATTTCTTTGGTGCATTGCGATCGCGCATTTACGATGAACAAATCCGCCAATTTATCCACCAAGTCGGTTATAACAAAGTTTCTTCTGCTGTCGTCAATAGTGTTGATGGACCACCAATATTCCAAAAACCTGATTTTAGTTTGTCTCGCTTAATTGAATTTGGCAACTTGATGGCGCAAGAACAGCAGCGAGTCCAAAGTTCACGTTTAGTAGAAGAATACAACGCACATCGCTTAAATACTACTCAACAAGTTTTACCAGTTGAAAATTCTAAGCCTACTCAGAAGCAGGTAGTACAGGAGCAACCAAAACAGCAGCAATTCTATAAACAATATAGTGCAGGTAGCGGCAATGGTCAGGTAGAAACAAATCAATTAAATCCAGAGGTATTGCAGCAGGTAAAAGAAGTAATTAACGGCGGTTATCGGATAGCAATGGAATACGCTGATGAGCGTCGTTTTCGTAGTAATGGCTGGAGAAGTTGTGCGCCTATTACTGCTAACCATGAGTCGGAAGCTGTAACAGCCGTTGAAAGTTGTTTATTGGATCATGTTGGTGAGTATGTGCGTTTAATTGGGATTGATCCGAAAGCTAAAAGGAGGGTTGTGGAGAAGGTAATTCAACGACCTAAAGGTTAA
- a CDS encoding Rpn family recombination-promoting nuclease/putative transposase, with amino-acid sequence MKTDTIFYRLFQSFPSLLFELIDQPPDQANAYQFGSVEVKQLAFRIDGVFLPVRDAVSPIYFVEVQFQPDKKFYSRFFTEIFLYLDKTDLTNNWRGVVVFPSRSVDTGATERYIELLNSQRVRRVYLDELSSTPQESIGIETVKLVIEPEKSAGAKARELIDFARREIADQVEQRKLLELVKTIMIYKFPNTTWEDIQAMFGLSDLKATRVYQQGVEEGKLQAIPAMLRAGITVEQIAEALQLDVEKVRQVADK; translated from the coding sequence GTGAAAACTGACACTATATTTTATCGTCTTTTCCAAAGCTTCCCTAGCCTTCTATTTGAATTGATTGATCAACCTCCAGATCAAGCTAACGCCTATCAATTCGGTTCTGTGGAAGTTAAACAACTCGCTTTCCGTATTGATGGAGTATTTCTACCCGTTAGGGATGCTGTATCACCTATCTATTTTGTGGAAGTTCAGTTTCAACCCGATAAAAAGTTTTATTCTCGCTTTTTTACTGAGATATTTCTTTATCTAGATAAAACTGACCTGACTAACAATTGGCGGGGTGTGGTAGTTTTTCCTAGTAGGAGTGTAGATACAGGAGCAACAGAGCGGTATATTGAATTACTCAATAGCCAGCGAGTTAGGCGTGTCTATCTCGATGAACTAAGTTCAACACCACAGGAGTCTATTGGGATAGAAACAGTTAAATTAGTAATAGAGCCAGAAAAAAGCGCAGGTGCAAAAGCTAGGGAGTTGATTGACTTTGCTAGACGAGAAATAGCTGATCAAGTCGAGCAAAGAAAACTCCTTGAGTTAGTAAAAACAATCATGATTTATAAGTTTCCTAATACAACTTGGGAGGATATACAGGCGATGTTTGGATTAAGTGATTTAAAGGCAACTAGGGTATATCAGCAAGGGGTGGAAGAAGGGAAGTTACAAGCAATACCCGCGATGTTAAGAGCAGGTATAACTGTAGAGCAAATAGCAGAAGCTTTACAGTTAGATGTAGAAAAGGTTAGACAGGTTGCTGATAAGTAA
- a CDS encoding 2'-5' RNA ligase family protein: MDNKKSLFFIALLPPQDIQDYVTGIKQHFADTYNSKAALKSPPHITLQPPFEWEISKLPALEECLIDFANEHSTIPITLSGFAAFVPRVIYVNVLKTPELLSLQEDLMDSVEVSLGIVDLVSKKRPFAPHITVGFKDLSKQNFKAAWLEFENQELHFDFTATYLTLLIHDGKKWQINSEFLLANNDG; this comes from the coding sequence TTGGACAACAAAAAAAGCCTATTTTTTATTGCGCTATTACCGCCGCAGGATATTCAAGATTATGTCACTGGTATTAAGCAACACTTTGCTGATACCTATAATAGTAAAGCGGCGTTAAAATCTCCTCCCCATATTACCTTGCAGCCTCCTTTTGAATGGGAGATTTCCAAGCTCCCAGCTTTGGAAGAATGTTTGATAGATTTTGCAAATGAGCATTCTACTATTCCTATCACTTTATCTGGTTTTGCTGCTTTTGTACCGCGTGTTATATATGTTAATGTTCTCAAAACACCGGAATTGCTAAGTTTACAAGAAGATTTAATGGATTCTGTGGAAGTATCATTAGGAATTGTCGATTTAGTTTCTAAAAAGCGTCCGTTTGCCCCACATATAACGGTGGGTTTTAAAGATTTAAGTAAGCAGAATTTTAAGGCTGCATGGTTGGAGTTTGAAAATCAAGAATTGCATTTTGACTTTACAGCAACATATCTCACGTTGTTAATCCATGATGGTAAAAAATGGCAGATTAATTCTGAGTTTTTACTAGCAAATAATGATGGATAG
- a CDS encoding YciI family protein: MPWFVKIEEGIVDKPTFDQNVPAHQAYVQELITKGHQARTGYWKQKGGGMMLFQATSMAEAQAIVAEDPLIKNNCVNYKLYEWCVVVE; this comes from the coding sequence ATGCCCTGGTTTGTCAAAATAGAAGAAGGCATCGTTGATAAACCTACTTTTGATCAAAACGTACCAGCACATCAAGCTTATGTCCAGGAATTAATTACCAAAGGACACCAAGCGCGGACTGGATACTGGAAACAGAAGGGAGGAGGTATGATGCTGTTTCAGGCAACGTCAATGGCAGAAGCGCAAGCTATTGTTGCTGAAGATCCACTAATTAAAAATAATTGCGTCAACTACAAGCTTTATGAGTGGTGCGTTGTTGTGGAATAA
- a CDS encoding SDR family oxidoreductase, whose product MTYSPALSDQVILITGASTGIGAALAKVLAAKAMGIRLVLASRNQEKLQQIADLCSKAGADVFVVSTDLTQIEQVQALAKSVIERFGRVDVLVNNAGYGQMGPIELIPISSAQKQFNVNLLGPLALTQALIPVMREQGGGRIINISSLGGRLAFPFGGLYSSSKFALEGISDALRMELAAFNIKVSVIEPGPVSTEFFDVAGQMVEQAVTNPENTPYKSAFEKLKNLEKNTSSRAWTSERVAEVIIKAITTPHPRARYVAATGGDFLLFVMNKLLPTAAVDAFWKRFYGLDQVAKDWQNRQK is encoded by the coding sequence ATGACTTATTCTCCTGCTTTGTCTGACCAAGTAATCCTAATAACAGGTGCATCCACAGGTATTGGCGCTGCTTTAGCAAAAGTACTAGCAGCAAAAGCTATGGGTATTCGCTTAGTACTAGCATCCCGTAATCAAGAAAAATTGCAACAGATAGCCGACCTTTGCAGCAAAGCTGGCGCTGATGTTTTTGTAGTGAGTACAGACCTAACTCAAATTGAGCAAGTTCAAGCCCTGGCTAAGTCAGTAATTGAGCGTTTTGGTCGAGTTGATGTATTAGTCAACAATGCTGGTTATGGACAAATGGGACCTATAGAATTAATTCCGATTAGTTCAGCACAAAAGCAGTTTAATGTCAATTTATTAGGACCATTAGCTTTAACTCAAGCATTAATCCCTGTGATGCGCGAGCAAGGCGGGGGCAGAATTATAAATATTAGTTCACTAGGAGGACGGCTTGCCTTCCCCTTCGGTGGCTTGTATAGTAGTTCTAAATTTGCCTTAGAAGGCATCAGCGACGCGCTCAGAATGGAACTAGCTGCTTTTAATATTAAAGTCAGCGTAATTGAACCTGGTCCAGTCAGTACAGAATTTTTTGATGTAGCTGGTCAAATGGTGGAACAAGCTGTCACCAATCCTGAAAATACCCCCTACAAATCGGCATTTGAAAAGTTAAAAAACTTAGAAAAAAACACCAGTAGTCGCGCTTGGACATCTGAAAGAGTCGCCGAGGTAATCATCAAAGCAATTACAACTCCCCATCCTCGCGCCCGTTATGTTGCTGCTACAGGGGGAGATTTCTTGCTTTTTGTAATGAATAAGCTATTGCCTACTGCTGCGGTGGATGCCTTCTGGAAACGCTTCTATGGACTTGACCAAGTTGCTAAAGATTGGCAAAATCGCCAAAAGTAA
- a CDS encoding DegT/DnrJ/EryC1/StrS family aminotransferase has protein sequence MSNIPPLDLARQYKLIAEDVSVAVEDILASGRYIGGSVVESFEQQFAAYVGVKECVGCNSGTDALYLALRALQIGTGDEVITTPFTFFATSEVISAVGAKPVFVDIDPEMFNLDINQITSAITERTKAIIPVHLFGQPMDMTAVMDLAQSHNLFVIEDVAQATGARWGEQRVGSFGHIGCFSFFPTKNLGGFGDGGACTTSDSAIAASMRMLKEHGSRRRYIHEEIGINSRLDALQAAILQIKLTHLDTWNEQRRKVAENYHRLLKPISGIVTPQEIHGSRSVWNQYTIRIVSQQTDADSLGAKRDAVRNSLEQAGVSSMIYYPLPLHLQPVYQDLGYQVGQLPASEQICHEVLSLPMFPELTLEEQEQVVYALKDCLG, from the coding sequence GTGAGTAACATTCCCCCCCTTGACCTAGCGCGGCAGTACAAACTAATTGCTGAAGATGTGAGTGTTGCTGTTGAAGATATTTTAGCTTCTGGTCGTTATATTGGCGGTTCTGTAGTTGAAAGCTTTGAGCAGCAGTTTGCAGCTTATGTGGGAGTAAAGGAATGTGTGGGGTGTAATTCTGGAACTGATGCACTCTATCTGGCACTGCGGGCGTTACAAATTGGTACGGGGGATGAAGTAATTACTACACCCTTTACCTTTTTTGCGACATCTGAGGTAATTTCTGCTGTAGGGGCAAAGCCTGTTTTTGTTGATATTGACCCCGAAATGTTTAATTTAGATATTAATCAAATTACATCAGCAATTACAGAGCGTACTAAAGCGATTATCCCTGTGCATTTGTTTGGACAGCCAATGGATATGACCGCAGTAATGGATCTCGCACAGTCTCATAATTTATTTGTAATTGAAGACGTAGCTCAAGCAACTGGCGCTAGATGGGGAGAACAACGGGTAGGTAGTTTTGGACATATCGGTTGCTTTAGTTTCTTCCCTACCAAGAATTTAGGTGGTTTTGGAGATGGAGGCGCTTGTACTACATCAGATAGTGCGATCGCAGCATCTATGCGGATGCTTAAAGAACATGGCAGTCGCCGTCGCTATATCCACGAAGAAATTGGCATTAATAGTCGTTTAGATGCGTTGCAAGCTGCAATTTTGCAAATTAAGTTAACTCATCTAGATACTTGGAATGAGCAACGCCGAAAAGTTGCGGAGAATTATCACCGACTACTTAAACCAATATCAGGAATAGTAACACCTCAAGAAATTCATGGGAGTCGGAGTGTTTGGAATCAATACACAATTCGGATTGTAAGTCAACAAACCGACGCTGACTCTTTAGGTGCTAAACGTGATGCTGTGCGTAATTCTTTAGAGCAAGCCGGAGTTAGTTCGATGATTTACTATCCACTACCTCTGCACTTGCAACCAGTTTATCAAGATTTAGGCTACCAAGTCGGTCAGTTGCCTGCTTCAGAGCAAATTTGCCATGAGGTGTTGTCTTTACCGATGTTCCCAGAACTTACCTTAGAGGAGCAAGAGCAGGTAGTTTATGCTTTAAAAGATTGTTTGGGTTAA
- a CDS encoding DUF561 domain-containing protein, protein MTIHPSVQQAFAQGPVLKVISGLNNFDHQNVAAIIKAAQAGGATFVDIAADSNLVRMARQLISLPICVSAVEPEKFVSAVEAGADLIEIGNFDSFYAQGRRFEAEEVLALTQETRSLLPNITLSVTVPHILELDQQVELAIELVKAGADIIQTEGGTSSTPVHAGTLGLIEKAAPTLAAAYSISRAVSVPVLCASGLSSVTVPMAIAAGAAGVGVGSAINKLDNEVAMVAVVRSLVEALATVSRPQVHA, encoded by the coding sequence ATGACGATCCATCCTTCTGTTCAACAAGCATTTGCACAAGGCCCTGTACTAAAAGTAATTAGCGGCTTGAATAACTTTGACCACCAAAACGTTGCTGCGATAATTAAAGCCGCTCAAGCAGGTGGCGCGACATTTGTAGATATTGCTGCTGATTCAAACTTAGTGCGTATGGCTCGCCAACTAATAAGCCTACCGATTTGTGTGTCTGCTGTAGAACCAGAAAAGTTTGTTAGTGCTGTAGAAGCTGGTGCTGATTTAATTGAAATCGGTAACTTTGATAGCTTTTATGCCCAAGGTCGTCGTTTTGAAGCCGAAGAAGTTTTGGCATTGACCCAAGAAACGAGATCGCTCCTACCTAACATTACCTTATCCGTAACTGTTCCCCATATCCTAGAGTTGGATCAGCAAGTAGAATTGGCAATTGAATTAGTCAAAGCTGGCGCTGATATTATCCAAACTGAAGGTGGAACTAGCAGCACTCCAGTTCATGCTGGTACTTTGGGATTAATTGAAAAAGCTGCACCTACTCTAGCTGCGGCTTACTCTATTAGTCGTGCAGTTTCCGTTCCCGTACTCTGTGCTTCAGGCTTATCAAGTGTAACAGTACCAATGGCGATCGCGGCTGGTGCGGCTGGTGTCGGTGTTGGTTCCGCAATCAACAAACTTGATAACGAAGTTGCAATGGTTGCAGTTGTCCGCAGTTTAGTTGAAGCTTTGGCAACTGTCAGCCGTCCACAAGTTCATGCTTAA
- a CDS encoding 4a-hydroxytetrahydrobiopterin dehydratase, which translates to MELTTKNCIPCTGKEPHLTAEEIAQLQPEIPDWQIIKVDGESRLERIYKFLDFQTALDFTNKVGEAAENQGHHPALLTEWGKVTVTWWTHAISGLHQNDFIMAAKTNQIAAQLSKK; encoded by the coding sequence ATGGAATTGACAACAAAAAACTGTATCCCCTGCACTGGCAAAGAACCACATCTTACAGCAGAAGAAATTGCTCAACTCCAGCCTGAGATTCCCGATTGGCAAATTATAAAAGTTGATGGAGAGTCGCGCCTAGAACGCATTTATAAATTTCTAGATTTTCAGACAGCTTTAGATTTTACAAATAAAGTGGGTGAAGCAGCCGAAAATCAAGGGCATCATCCCGCCCTACTAACAGAGTGGGGCAAGGTAACAGTTACTTGGTGGACTCATGCGATTTCTGGGCTGCACCAGAATGATTTTATTATGGCAGCAAAGACAAATCAGATTGCGGCTCAGTTATCAAAGAAATAA